DNA sequence from the Pseudochaenichthys georgianus unplaced genomic scaffold, fPseGeo1.2 scaffold_1267_arrow_ctg1, whole genome shotgun sequence genome:
GTTTATCTACGTGCTCTTATTCTGAAGGTTTATCTACGTCCTCTTATTCTGAAGGTTTATCTACGTGCTCTTATTCTGAAGGTTTATCTACATGCTCTTATTCTGAAGGTTTATCTACGTGCTCTTATTCTGAAGGTTTATCTACGTGCTCTTATTCTGAAGGTTATCTGTGTGCTCTTATTCTGAAGGTTTATCTATGTGCTCTTATTGGGATGGTAACGGTGCTAAAGGAGAGTGTGTAGCACATGCTAACGGTGCTAAAGGAGAGTGTGTAGCACATGCTAACGGTGCTAAAGGAGAGTGTGTAGCACATGCTAACGGCGCTAAAGGAGAGTGTGTAGCACATGCTAACGGTGCTAAAGGAGAGTGTGTAGCACACGCTAACGGTGCTAAAGGAGAGTGTGTAGAACATGCTAACGGTGCTAAAGGAGAGTGTGTAGCACACGCTAACAGTGCTAAAGGAGAGTGTGTAGTACACGCTAACGGTGCTAAAGGAGAGTGTGTAGAACACGCTAACGGTGCTAAAGGAGAGTGTGTAGAACACGCTAACGGTGCTAAAGGAGAGTGTGTAGCACACGCTAACGGTGCTAAAGGAGAGTGTGTAGAACACGCTAACGGTGCTAAAGGAGAGTGTGTAGAACACGCTAACGGTGCTAAAGGAGAGTGTGTAGCACATGCTAATGGTGCTAAAGGAGAGTGTGTAGAACACGCTAACGGTGCTAAAGGAGAGTATGTAGAACATGCTAACGGTGCTAAAGGAGAGTGTGTAGTACACGCTAACGGTGCTAAAGGAGAGTGTGTAGTACACGCTAACGGTGCTAAAGGAGAGTGTGTAGTACACGCTAACGGTGCTAAAGGAGAGTGTGTAGTACAGGCTAACGGTGCTAAAGGAGAGTGTGTAGCACACGCTAACGGTGCTAAAGGAGAGTATGTAGAACACGCTAACGGTGCTAAAGGAGAGTGTGTAGTACACGCTAACGGTGCTAAAGGAGAGTGTGTAGTACACGCTAACGGTGCTAAAGGAGAGTGTGTAGTACAGGCTAACGGTGCTAAAGGAGAGTGTGTAGTACACGCTAACGGTGCTAAAGGAGAGTGTGTAGTACAGGCTAACGGTGCTAAAGGAGAGTGTGTAGTACACGCTAACGGTGCTAAAGGAGAGTGTGTAGTACACGCTAACGGTGCTAAAGGAGAGTGTGTAGTACACGCTAACGGTGCTAAAGGAGAGTGTGTAGTACAGGCTAACGGTGCTAAAGGAGAGTGTGTAGTACACGCTAACGGTGCTAAAGGAGAGTGTGTAGCACATGCTAACGGTTCTAAAGGAGAGTGTGTAGCACATGCTAACGGTGCTAAAGGAGAGTGTGTAGCACACGCTAACGGTGCTAAAGGAGAGTGTGTAGAACACGCTAACGGTGCTAAAGGAGAGTGTGTAGCACACGCTAACAGTGCTAAAGGAGAGTGTGTAGTACACGCTAACGGTGCTAAAGGAGAGTGTGTAGAACACGCTAACGGTGCTAAAGGAGAGTGTGTAGAACACGCTAACGGTGCTAAAGGAGAGTGTGTAGCACATGCTAATGGTGCTAAAGGAGAGTGTGTAGAACACGCTAACGGTGCTAAAGGAGAGTATGTAGAACACGCTAACGGTGCTAAAGGAGAGTGTGTAGTACACGCTAACGGTGCTAAAGGAGAGTGTGTAGTACACGCTAACGGTGCTAAAGGAGAGTGTGTAGTACACGCTAACGGTGCTAAAGGAGAGTGTGTAGTACAGGCTAACGGTGCTAAAGGAGAGTGTGTAGCACACGCTAACGGTGCTAAAGGAGAGTATGTAGAACATGCTAACGGTGCTAAAGGAGAGTGTGTAGTACACGCTAACGGTGCTAAAGGAGAGTGTGTAGTACACGCTAACAGTGCTAAAGGAGAGTGTGTAGTACACGCTAACGGTGCTAAAGGAGAGTGTGTAGTACAGGCTAACGGTGCTAAAGGAGAGTGTGTAGTACACGCTAACGGTGCTAAAGGAGAGTGTGTAGTACAGGCTAACGGTGCTAAAGGAGAGTGTGTAGTACACGCTAACGGTGCTAAAGGAGAGTGTGTAGTACACGCTAACGGTGCTAAAGGAGAGTGTGTAGTACACGCTAACGGTGCTAAAGGAGAGTGTGTAGTACACGCTAACTGTGCTAAAGGAGAGTGTGTAGTACACGCTAACGGTGCTAAAGGAGAGTGTGTAGTACAGGCTAACGGTGCTAAGGAGAGTGTGTAGTACACGCTAACGGTGCTAAAGGAGAGTGTGTAGTACAGGCTAACGGTGCTAAAGGAGAGTGTGTAGTACACGCTAACGGTGCTAAAGGAGAGTGTGTAGTACACGCTAACGGTGCTAAAGGAGAGTGTGTAGTACATGGTTGATAGTTCTGGTTTATGACCAATACATTTGTTAATGTCCTTCACAGCAGAACACTCTCTCACCCTCAGCCGGACTGATATCACAAAGACTGATTATTAACATGCtaataaaatatttaaatgatctTTATCTCCTAACAGCTGTTTACCTGGCCtctagagctggagctctgtcGACAACAAACGACCCCTCTTCTGTGCTCCCAGATACTGCAAATACTGCTAATACTATGTTCCCAGATACGGCAAATACTGCTAATACTATGTTCCCAGATACGGCAAATACTGCTAATACTATGTTCCCAGATAATGAAAATACGGATCCGCCGGTAAATACTACTGAAGCCCAAGGAAATGCTACCGAACCAGAAGAGACAACTCCAAATCCAGGAGAGACAACTCTACCTACAGGAGGTACAAGTCCAAATCCAGAAGAGACAACTCTAGTTACAGAAGAGACAACTCCAAGTCCAGAATTGACAGGTCCTACTGACTACTGTACTACTACTTATCCTCCTCGTACTACTACAACTGCCGTTACTAGTACTACTACTAGTACTActacttctcctcctcctcgtacTACTACTATTTCTCGTCCTACTACTCCCCCCCCACTGGTTTGTGCTAACGGCGGGTTTCCTCTGTCCGGAGTCTGCGTCTGTCCTGACGAGTGGACCGGAAAGAACTGTTCTGTTGGTGAGTCGGTTTAGAACCAGCAGTACCATGCACTACTCTTTACCATTAGTAACATCAGAATCATTTCAGCCACTTTCTACTCGTTAAGAGATGTAGAAATGATAGCTGATTATCCTCTGTTTTTGCAGTTTAAAGATGATGTTATCGACATAAAAATACTTCATCCTCTCAGAATATACAGGTTTTTACCCAGATAGATGTTGAACGCTGTCCCTCTGAATCTCTGCCATCTTTACTCATCTCGTCCTCAGCTAACTTCTGCCGGGCTCAGAAGTTTGGCAAGTATAATTTCCCACAAACACCCATCGGCTGGTTTGCGTATTCCGAGGGGGTCTGTCCAACCGGATCCAGCGGTGGTGAGTTCCTACCGAAAGTGAGATTACGTAAATCCCAAAATATTCCACAGTGTGTGAGTCCAATACTTCAATATGTTTCTGTCCAGCCGGGAAACCGCAGGCCTCGACGCAATGCTCCAACAGGACCGGAGCCCCGGGTTTCCAGAATCCTCCGCAGATCTTCCTCTGCGACCAGACGCTCAGCGACATCCAGAAAAACGTGAGTCCCGATTTCTCTGGAATGTAACTCCACTCTGCCAGCTCTGACACTTTTTAGTTTGTATCTTACATCACATcacatttagctgaggcttttatccaaagcttacagtaagtgcgttcgaccaggaagacacaaccttgaagaaaacagaatcataagaacatcaggtttcatagagccaaacatttcaagtgctactcagctggctttagaggagccagtcctttgttagtatataagtgctttgttagcagttctatcctcgaggtggagtcgaggagatgagtttcagtctggaaggtgtgtgagctttctgctgtcctgatgtcaatgggagctcgttccaccatcttggagccaggacagcaaacccacgtgttcctgctgatggagcttgggtccccctcgcagcgagggtgcagcgagtcgtctggctgatgcagagcggagtgcacgtgctggggtgcacggtttaaccatgtcctggatctaggaagggccagatccattcgcagcatggtaccaagcaccagggtcttgaagtggattctagcagttaccggaagccagtggagggagcggaggagcggcgtggggaCATTCAGGAAggctgaagaccagacgagccgcaatgcattctggatgagctgcagaggtcggagggCACATGCAGGGAGACCAgcaggagggagctgcagtagtctagtgaggtgacgagagcctggaccagaacctgctggctctctgggtcagctggggacgcgtcctcctgatgctgtagagCGTGGATCtgcagcagcgatgtttgcagtgaaggacaggttgttatctagggtctcgCCCAGTGGTATGAAagaccatgcgggctaatgacagatccgagcgtaTCTACCGTCTATCCTCTCAGATCACCAGCTCAGCAGATTTAGAGGCCTTGGCGTCCAGCACTCAGATCCTCACCTCCAACCCTGAGGAGCTGACGGTTGCCGAAGTCGAGACCGCCACTGAGATCGCCAATACCCTGCTGATGTCCCCGTACGCCGAGGAGGTAAAAACAGAAACAGAGAACGATATCCCCCTGTGAACAACAGTAAGAATACCCTCTAGAACCAGTGACATTAGGACCCTCTAGAACCAGTGACATTAGGACCCTCTAGAACCAGTGACATTAGGACCCTCTAGAACCATTGACATTAGGACCCTCTAGAACCAGTGACATTAGGACCCTCTAGAACCAGTGACATTAGGACCCTCTAGAACCATTGACATTAGGACCCTCTAGAACCAGTGACATTAGGACCCTCTAGAACCATTGACATTAGGACCCTCTAGAACCATTGACATTAGGACCCTCTAGAACCAGTGACATTAGGACCCTCTAGAACCAGTGACATTAGGACCCTCTAGAACCATTGACATTAGGACCCTCTAGAACCAGTGACATTAGGACCCTCTAGAACCAGTGACATTAGGACCCTCTAGAACCAGTGACATTAGGACCCTCTAGAACCATTGACATTAGGACCCTCTAGAACCATTGACATTAGGACCCTCTAGGACCAGTGACATTAGGACCCTCTAGAACCAGTGACATTAGGACCCTCTAGAACCAGTGACATTAGGACCCTCTAGAACCAGTGACATTAGGACCCTCTAGAACCATTGACATTAGGACCCTCTAGGACCAGTGACATTAGGACCCTCTAGAACCAGTGACATTAGGACCCTCTAGAACCATTGACATTAGGACCCTCTAGGACCAGTGACATTAGGACCCTCTAGAACCAGTGACATTAGGACCCTCTAGAACCAGTGACATTAGGACCCTCTAGAACCATTGACATTAGGACCCTCTAGGACCAGTGACATTAGGACCCTCTAGAACCAGTGACATTAGGACCCTCTAGAACCAGTGACATTAGGACCCTCTAGAACCAGTGACATTAGGACCCTCTAGAACCATTGACATTAGGACCCTCTAGGACCAGTGACATTAGGACCCTCTAGAACCAGTGACATTAGGACCCTCTAGTACCAGTGACTTTAGGACCCTCTAGAACCAGTGACATTAGGACCAGTGACATTAGGACCCTCTAGAACCAGTGACATTAGGACCCTCTAGGACCAGTGACATTAGGACCCTCTAGAACCAGTGACATTAGGACCCTCTAGAACCAGTGACATTAGGGTCCTCTAGAACCAGTGACATTAGGACCCCCTAGGACCAGTGACATTAGGACCCTATAGAACCAGTGACATTAGGACCCTCTAGAACCAGTGACATTAGGACCCTCTAGAACCAGTGACATTAGGACCCTCTAGGACCAGTGACATTAGGACCCTCTAGAACCAGTGACATTAGGACCCTCTAGAACCAGTGACATTAGGACCCTCTAGAACCAGTGACATTAGGACCCTCTAGAACCAGTGACATTAGGACCCTCTAGGACCAGTGACATTAGGACCCTCTAGAACCAGTGACATTAGGAGCCTATAGAACCAGTGACATTAGGACCCTCTAGAACCAGTGACATTAGGACCCTCTAGAACCAGTGACATTAGGACCCTCTAGAACCAGTGACATTAGGACCCTCTAGAACCAGTGACATTAGGACCCTCTAGAACCAGTGACATTAGGACCCTCTAGAACCAGTGACATTAGGACCCTCTAGAACCAGTGACATTAGGACCCTCTAGGACCAGTGACATTAGGACCCTCTAGAACCAGTGACATTAGGACCCTCTAGAACCAGTGACATTAGGACCCTCTAGGACCAGTGACATTAGGACCCTCTAGGACCAGTGACATTAGGACCCTCTAGAACCAGTGACATTAGGACCCTCTAGAACCAGTGACATTAGGACCCTCTAGAACCAGTGACATTAGGACCCCCTAGGACCAGTGACATTAGGACCCTCTAGAACCAGTGACATTAGGACCCTCTAGAACCAGTGACATTAGGACCCTCTAGAACCAGTGACATTAGGACCCTCTAGAACCAGTGACATTAGGACCCCCTAGGACCAGTGACATTAGGACCCTCTAGGACCAGTGACATTAGGACCCTCTAGAACCAGTGACATTAGGACCCTCTAGAACCAGTGACATTAGGAGCCTCTAGGACTCATTCCCTCCTGAAGAGTATGTTGAGTTCTCGGTTGTCACGGTGATGTTTGTCTGCAGAGCGTCAAGGTGTCGGCGTTGGCAACCGTCAGCCAGCTGCTGAACGCCAGCTCTCAGAGCGAGGGGAGCGAGGCCAACCTGAAGTGAGACGTATACattatatacagtttatatattacatacattttaaatatatattacatacagtttatatattatatacagtttaaatatacattatatacagtttaaatatatattacatacagtttatatattatatacagtttatattacattacattacattacatgttacttgttagacgcttttatccaaagcgacttacatactcaatactgtggacaatccccacaggatgttatatacattacatacagtttatatacattatatacagtttaaatatattatatacagtttaaatatacattacatacagtttatatattatatacagtttaaatatattatatacagtttatatattatatacagtttaaatatacattacatacagtttatatattatatacagtttaaatatatattacatacagtttatatacattacatacagtttatatattatatacagtttatacattacatacagtttaaatatattatatacagtttatatacattacatacagtttatatattatatacagtttaaatatatattacatacagtttatatatattatatacagtttAAACCTGGCCTACAGTCCTCATTAATTCTGTCTGTGGTGCCTTCAGTCTCACGCTGACGTTGGACGAGCTCTCGCAGAACCTCAGTCTGGTGCAACCCAACTTGGTTCTCCAGGCAGCGCAGATCCCTGCTGCCAGCACCAAGGGGGTCCAGTTCACCGCGCTGTCAGGTCAGAACCAGAACCTGGTACTGCTAGTCAGTCAGAACCTGGTACTGCTAATCAGTCAGAACCTGTTACCGCTAGTCATTCAGAACCAGAACCTGTTACCGCTAGTCATTCAGAACCAGAACCTGTTACCGCTAGTCATTCAGAACCAGAACCTGTTACCGCTAGTCATTCAGAACCAGAACCTGTTACCGCTAGTCATTCAGAACCAGA
Encoded proteins:
- the adgrg7.1 gene encoding uncharacterized protein adgrg7.1 — protein: MDARLLLAAGLSMCSYWDGNGAKGECVAHANGAKGECVAHANGAKGECVAHANGAKGECVAHANGAKGECVAHANGAKGECVEHANGAKGECVAHANSAKGECVVHANGAKGECVEHANGAKGECVEHANGAKGECVAHANGAKGECVEHANGAKGECVEHANGAKGECVAHANGAKGECVEHANGAKGEYVEHANGAKGECVVHANGAKGECVVHANGAKGECVVHANGAKGECVVQANGAKGECVAHANGAKGEYVEHANGAKGECVVHANGAKGECVVHANGAKGECVVQANGAKGECVVHANGAKGECVVQANGAKGECVVHANGAKGECVVHANGAKGECVVHANGAKGECVVQANGAKGECVVHANGAKGECVAHANGSKGECVAHANGAKGECVAHANGAKGECVEHANGAKGECVAHANSAKGECVVHANGAKGECVEHANGAKGECVEHANGAKGECVAHANGAKGECVEHANGAKGEYVEHANGAKGECVVHANGAKGECVVHANGAKGECVVHANGAKGECVVQANGAKGECVAHANGAKGEYVEHANGAKGECVVHANGAKGECVVHANSAKGECVVHANGAKGECVVQANGAKGECVVHANGAKGECVVQANGAKGECVVHANGAKGECVVHANGAKGECVVHANGAKGECVVHANCAKGECVVHANGAKGECVVQANGAKETNFCRAQKFGKYNFPQTPIGWFAYSEGVCPTGSSGAGKPQASTQCSNRTGAPGFQNPPQIFLCDQTLSDIQKNITSSADLEALASSTQILTSNPEELTVAEVETATEIANTLLMSPYAEESVKVSALATVSQLLNASSQSEGSEANLNLTLTLDELSQNLSLVQPNLVLQAAQIPAASTKGVQFTALSGTSGSFVPDRIKLNDNTSDIVVEDGCVADAVIFVRLTAGEPRLPRPTPPPDSNVLLGFVLYQNDRFFQSRLYTRRRAPIRVLSASIGGPGGRRGGAHRVEMLFRPAVVEGTSLHDFACVFWKHDLQDWSTDGCWKGNASDGLLRCFCNHTTNFAALWSFREEYEYAEALGVLSTVGLSFSLLGLVITIIHHLKDNFQRTSGMSASRRNSQLALLSTCFSLLAFILTFLSGVGNRRPSGAPEVEAERNVVPNSDEHVDPDSGWCSAVAALLHFFLLATFMWNSLYGTQLVLLVRRLRQDPPPHWTSFSMALGWGVPAIIMAVTLGTTYKPDSPLGYRQEEFCWLAAVDKKKQFDFRKPMFWAFLLPVALILIYNVALLVLASLTICRTDAALKSSRPRTLWKKFLISFSLAVLLGVSWSLGYLVLVTSGNTNLVFSVLFCVCTTTQGFQIFVLFTARTPSFRAVVSRSLQLVSSVNIQLKENKYRLQRTWGTSSTESYRDVRQ